GGACAAAGGTTGTAGCAATTATCTCTATTCCTTCTTACACGTAGTTTCCCGACTTTGACTCTATAATCTCATGTTGCAGACTTCTTTTCATTACAAACTTCTTCCAAATGCTGTGTATTTGGTCGGTTTGGTTTCATTTGATTCATTAATTGCTAAATGTCGCCAAAAACTGTTGGTATTAGCTATTTTATTTAGTCTTACACATTTGGGTTCTTCAAGCCAATTTTTTTTTTGCTCgactaaaattaaatatattattatatcataaaacctATTGGGAGGTTACAAAGAAAACCAAAATACACTTCCCTCATACGTTCTCTAACAATAAACAGCCTACAACATGCGAACCCTTATTGCCAATCCAATATTGAATTGGAAAACAAGTGAACCCTGTCATTTGGATAAATTGCTTGGTGACTTCTTCTGATTTGGACTAATCCTCCCTTTTCACTGTTTCACTTTCTTTTAATACCTTAAACTTCACAACTTTCCCGAGCAGCTCTCAACCTCCAACTTTCAATTAAACTTGACTCCACGAAATCAATTTGCATAAATAATTTTTTCTCtatctttattatatttattacggTGCCATCTTCACTGTCCACTTCCATTCAAGTAATATCTTTTCTATTCaattaacaattaaaattttcaacacaAAGCACCCCTTTATGCCTCATATCCTGCCACGATATATCCCTTTCTCTACATAATATTTGCTATCTCTCGAATAATAATCTCACCGTTATCTAATGGCAAAGAGGAGGCTTGAGAAATTTCAAGTTATAACATTAAAGGAGTTAATTTTTAAGTTATCTCTTAATTAATGCATGCCTTTTTGGTAGAAACAGTTAATGCTTGCTTCGAAACAAtgtaaaatacacaaatattccaAAATTTTTTGACAAATTATAACTTACATTAAAATTGAGATAATATTTATTAAGTTTATGGGTGAAAAAAATTAcgtaataatttataaaaattgatttaaaaattaaatgtagttttgattgaaatttaaaatttaaattgtatttttgttcaaattttgttaatatatatttttcaagaTTTATACAAAATgcttttaaaatagtatttattgtataaaataataattttttataatttcataattGAATTGGACATGATTAATGATGACATTTAATCAATATATACATACCCATGAAACATAAATTTTTGTTTACTACATTATATCACACTTACTATATGAGTGtgagaaaatattatatttaaaattttttaataatgaTTATAGgtgaaatagtaaaaattgaataTAAATTGTACTAaggaaatattttatttttttaatgtataaagtatgaaaaataatattattaaaagaaaGGATATATACTCGTATTAATCCTGGAACAAATTCAAAACCAGCACTTTTTATGATAAGTATAGTTGGAAAACAGATACAGACTAAAGAAATCGAagagtcaaaaagtcaaaagagAGAAACTGTGGCATATTACAATCTCTCACAAGGTCTTCATCTGTCGGTGCCTTGCAGACAACTATTACAATCATCATTCCTCACCAACACATAATCTTCCTTTTTCTTCTATACATCATTTATGCTTGTAATCTTCTTCAAAATGATTTAAACTATATTCTCTGgttttgataattaaatttatgtgCTCATCACGAAGGAAATTTTGATAACTCGAACTCTCCATCTTGGTCTTGCTGTAATTTATGTTTCGCAGGAAAACTTACATGGGATCTCAAGGGCTCAGTGTGAACATGGTGTTGCAAGTTCATCACATGATGAACTTCAGCAAAGCCAGTCGTAGGCTTTTCACAAGATCTTTTGCTGTCATTGAAAACTCAGCTTCCATCTGTAATATTGTATAATAaccatgaaattaaagcttaagtCTCAAGGGTTGTATAAACAAATACTTATGATTGTGTATAAGTTAGATTTGAAAAGCAAACCTGAATAAATTACCTGAGCAGTAATGGTTATGTCAAGAGTGGCTTGTCCAAAGGGCAAGACGTGGCTATTGAGCACAAAGAGATGAAGCTTTTCGACCTCGTTTATGATGTTTGATATGCAACCTTTGTTGTGCTTGCAGTGGATTCTAATGAGCACATCCTTGTCTGAAACTCTTGCTTCGATCTCGGGGAAAGGGTTGTTAGATTGTCCATGGACGCTCTCATCAGAAGAAGATGTCTCATCATCTGCATAAATTTGGGTTTTCCTCACAAAGATTCCTGATTCCATTGTTTTCTTAGCAACTTGTTCCTCCAGCACATTAACTCGATCCTGAAGTTTTTTCAAGTATGTGATAGCGTCTCCCAGAACTGAAGCCTTATCCGTCTGCATAGGCACAATAGTCCAAAGATGTCTCACAAGTTAATTTCAAAGCCCAAACTAGACTGAAATctttgaatatatataattagaCAGAAAGACTTGTTACCTTTTTGAGGCCAGGAATAAGTGCCGAAAGAGAAATGAAACTCTGGCTAAGCTTTGCACGGCGTTTTCTTTCAGCAAGTACATGATCTTGAGCATGTAATGGGGTCCTTGTGAATGAACCCACCTCATTTTTCGGTTTCACGTCATAGTCTACGGCATAGTATGAATTGGAGTTGTCGAAGGAGATTAAATGAGAAgacgaggaagaagaagaaggctTTGGCGGTGGTGGGATGTTATTTTCTGTAATGCAAGAGTTCCAACTGTTGGTTTTGAGTTGTTTCATTGGCCTTTTAAAGTCGTCGACCTCGTGAGAAGCTTCAATGAATGAATTACCAATGGTATAATATGGATTGGTTGAATAGTTTTCAGAGTGAAAATTGATATCATGAAATGAATAGTCAATAGGGTTTATCACTTGGTATTGTGGGAATAAAGTGGGATCCTCCATTTCCTGCCAATCATACCATCATAaaattcatataataaaataaatatgtatataatatctTGAGATGGTTGGAAGCAATGGAAGAACAATATTTACCAGTTGAGATAACCATTTGCCTGAAGCGATTTCCATTAAAGAAGCTTTAAATCTTAGAAATGAAGTTACTAAGATTTGAAGGTATATAAGAAGGAAAAACACAGAGACCCAGAGCTAAGaatgaatttgatgtttaatAAATGGAGAAAGCAACAAACATCAGTTGAGTTGGGAGTTGAAAAAGAAGAGCGACCTGCAGTCCAAAGACAAGTGTGTTCAGACGTGGGTTTGATTGATTGAAACAATTCTCTTCCAATCCGGTAGCTCATAATGAGACAGGTGTTTGAGTATCCCTGCCTCCGCACGCAAAAGTGTGAAATGGAAACACTTTCTTCCTCTTCTTTTCTAGTTTTAAATCTTCACCTGAAGCCTCTGTTTCTTGACTACTTCCGTCCAATGCGTTTATATTAATCTATAACaacttaaatttttatgaaaaattaagattaattcaatatttttttatgtatttaacTAACATTATTAAAATACAATGATTtggtaaaattaatttaattgaccAAATCAAGCTAATTCAAttaactatgaataaatttgatttTTCAGTTCAATGGGGGTTTCAATTTAAGGTCGGATTATATAGTTAATTTTTGAAATTCAAAACCCTTTAAATCAAATTAACCAACTTTACATCTACTAaatctaatatatatttaaatccaagctcaaatttaaatttaaactcAATTTAAACTTTATTCAAAATCCAATTTAAATAAAGATAAACCtactataaatttaaaaattatattaagataATACTAGTAACAAACATttaatatcaattaaaatattaatcattaaTTAATCAAGAATAAAAGTAAAACCTAAGTTctcaaattattaaaaaataaaagaaaaagtacAATCTAAATTCACAAGTcatcaaaattaaatttattagtaaTGTTATTAGTATTGTATAATAAATCATGTTGAATCATCtatgataaatataaaaatagttattatattattaaattaatatatagtgtcatacatttttttattatcattaattttaaattttatagattttaggatttattaattatatatttattatatatataattatagtattaaaaatattttatatttaattatgttatgaatatcttattaaatggatgtccatcatgatcaagataaagttttggtaTGCTTTAAATTCTAgaagttattagaattagatatctacttcttttatacttcttatgcctataaatagagactctgatgaagcattgtaaccACTTGTATTGATCAATAAAGTTCATTCTctgttgctttcatattttctttattctttattctctccatgtctctttattttataacacgttatcagcacaATCTTGCTTAAAGTGATAGTTCCTTTTATCGACGATCAAATTTATCCTCCatgattttcaatttctttaacgacaagatgcaaagtttttacaggaagtttcttttatttaatgtttcatatcgattattattttcatatctgattattatttttcattcttctttcattatatgttatcattgttttgattaacttattttattttctattcttaaggatggtgaaagatttgatatCGTTATCCATATGAAATCAAGAATATTTTCGAACTATCTCATACCTTCTAGTGATGACAATGACATTAAAGATCTTCGagtatattttactatgttttatttattgtttattataattggagactaatcatgacaacatgcatagttagattttgatttgaaatctcacGCATGTTTGCAATGgttattatgaaataaagaatctattgggATGTTTATAAGTCTATCTTACTAGATTTGTTACATTCTCCGAAGTGAatgtaaacataaaaaaaataaaagatatactcatggaccactaaaagtggtgttagaattaaatgacctgaatccttatttaaataaaatacaatggtaaaataaaataaaagtaaaatctatatagaaatacacttcttttattttattttagaatatgttttctaaaccttattaaactccatctattttatattgattaaaataaggtgtttcagtcttactagaatatggctttacaagcctataaataggcatagtctattcctcttgtaatcattcgaattcaacatagtgaattttcttctcatctgcccgtggttttttcccgaaagggtttccacgtaaaaatttgtgtgtttttttattttattttattttcaccaGTGGGAACATATTAATgaataagagaacaatgagagttctcaagataacttttcaaaagtaaagataacttatgttatcagtATGATATGAAAAATTATTGGCTACGTATGTGGCATATGCCCAAgtattttgtttctgttaatattctttgaggaatgatatgaaaatgtagtaatgaattctatcattacagatagaaaaaatttatcttatttggtactgaaacaaacaaatattattcgaATATTTGAtaatacaaaattagttgaaagctccagaagagctaatatatcactatctaaaaagtaaaaaatttgtGATGATTAATgcattacttttaaaagttatttgtaatggatctcatattgaga
This window of the Gossypium arboreum isolate Shixiya-1 chromosome 12, ASM2569848v2, whole genome shotgun sequence genome carries:
- the LOC108477856 gene encoding transcription factor bHLH19-like, producing the protein MEIASGKWLSQLEMEDPTLFPQYQVINPIDYSFHDINFHSENYSTNPYYTIGNSFIEASHEVDDFKRPMKQLKTNSWNSCITENNIPPPPKPSSSSSSSHLISFDNSNSYYAVDYDVKPKNEVGSFTRTPLHAQDHVLAERKRRAKLSQSFISLSALIPGLKKTDKASVLGDAITYLKKLQDRVNVLEEQVAKKTMESGIFVRKTQIYADDETSSSDESVHGQSNNPFPEIEARVSDKDVLIRIHCKHNKGCISNIINEVEKLHLFVLNSHVLPFGQATLDITITAQMEAEFSMTAKDLVKSLRLALLKFIM